The window CCGGGAATATCCTCATTATCTGAGCTTAAGGAAAGCTTAGATTATCTGGATGCTGATGCGAAGGACTGTGATTATTCAATTATAGGGGATGTTGGGATTAATCTTGAAGGACAATGCATGTACTGCGGACATTGCCAACCGTGCCCGAATGGAATTCCGATAGCTATGATTTCAAAATTATATGACTTGTCCATTATTGGTGATGACCTTGCAGGTGAACATTATATGAAACTGTCACATCATGCAGGTGAATGTGAAAAATGCATGAAATGTGAAAACTACTGCATGTTTGATGTCAAAATCACAGACAAGATGGATAAGATATTTGAACACTTTGGAGTATAGATATATATTTAATTTATATGCAAAAGAATATCTGAACCTAACAGTCAATGTGAATAAGATGTTATGTTTCCAATAATATATTTGTGATGCACGATTACTCTATTGTGTAAATGTGATTTTAATTTCGATAGTTGTTAGTGTTTTTCAAGTAGCTTCAGGTTCGCTCTGTTTTAGATGGCATTGATGCCACATTATCTTTAAATATTAATTTTTATTTAGAATTGTATATGAAAATGAATGTTAATAATGATGAAACGGTTAGGATGACTACATTTTTGGCGGCTCTCTTTGCCATATGTTCCGGTCTTGCTATTGGGAATCTTTATTGGGCTCAGCCTCTTCTGGTTGAGATTACAAATGCTTTTGGAATTTCACCGGCCAGTGGAGGTCTGCTTGTAACTGCAACCCAAATAGGGTATGCATTAGGAATCTTGTTTATAGTGCCTTTGGGAGATTTTGTTCGAAGAAAAAGACTGATTACTATTGTAATGCTATTATCTATTGTTACTTTGGTTGCATGCGCATTGTCTCCTTCATTTATAATCCTGGCACTATCATTGTTCAGCATGGGTATTTTAACTATCTCTGGTCAGGTTATATTGCCTTTGGCGGGTGATTTGAGCAATCCTGAAGAACGTGGCCATATTGTTGGAATTGTGGCTTCAGGAATAACAACAGGAATTCTTTTTTCAAGGTTTGCAAGCGGTATTCTTGCAGGATTATGGGGCTGGAGATCAGTATATCTGATTGCTGCAGTGTTGAATTTGGTCATGGTTTTGGTGATGATTTATGTTCTGCCGGACATTCCAAGGAAAAACCGTCTTGACTCATACAGAGGTCTTATAGTCAGTGTATTTACAACTTTTAAAAGACATCCTACATTATTTAGGATTTTGCTTCACAGCGGATTATTGTTCGGTTTGCTCTTCAATATATTCTGGACTTCACTTACATTCTTGCTTTCAGCTAGTCCTTTTAACTATAACACTTTCCAAATAGGTCTTGTTAGTCTTGCAGGTCTTGTTGCAGCAGTATGTGGACTGTACTTTGGTAAACTTCAGGATAAAGGTTTGAGTGTGCCTGCATTGGGAGTGTTCGTAGTTATGATTATTGCAACAATGATTTGTGGATTGGTATTTTCAGATTCCATAATTGCCATTGTTGCTGTTGCGGCTGTATTTTCAATTGGTGTTCAGGGAATAACTGTACTGTCTCAGGCAAGATTATTTGCCCTATCAAATGAGGAGCGAAGCAGGCTCAATACTGTTTTTGTTGTTAACAATTTCATTTTTGGCGCCATTGGAAGTGCATTGGCTTCGTTTCTATGGTCACTTGGAGAATGGTCATATGTAATGATGGGTGCAATTTCAATTTCAGTGATTGCACTGGTTGTGTGGATGTCCTCAAGAAGACCATTTCACGAATTTGATGGTGCATTTTAAAGGTGGCATTGGTGCCACAATAATGTTTTATATGCTTAATTTAAAGTTATTAATATAAATATGGAGGTAATTGATTATGCCAGTAATTAGTTTTGATATTGTAGAATTAAAAAAAGAGCAGAAAGAAATTTTAGCCAAAGAGTTTTCACAGTCCGCTTCAAGGGTAACAGGTTTGCCTATTGAGATGATTTACGTACTCTTCAATGAACGAAAAGCGGATAATGTCGGTGTTGGTGGAGTTCTTTTAAGCAATCAGGAATAATGTTATTCCTGATTCAAATCCAATATTTCAAGATACATTTCCTTTAATTCCTCTTTTTCATGATCGTTGTAGTGTTCATTGTTTTTATCGTTGTTTAATGCGAATAATAACAGTTCATAGAATACTTTGTTTAGTGAGTGTCCCTTTTCTGTCAGGTGATATGTGATTTCATCGTTTTTCTCAAGTCTTTTGATTAGGCCGTTTTTTTCCATTGTTTTCAGGCATCTTGTCAGTGATTTGTTGTCCAGTGTTTTTCTGTTTGTCTGGAATTCGTTGAAGTGTGTTTTTCCCAAAAACAGATCTCTTAGGATATGCAGTGTCCATTTGTTGCTTATGTCCTTGATTGCATCTTCAACAGGATTTCTCTCGTATTTTTTCTCATAATACTTTACTTTTTTAGCATCCATATTAATAAGTTGGATATTGTAGTTTTTTAATTTTTCTTGTAGGTTGGATTAAAAATAGAGTTATGTTTTCAGGATATGTGTGGATTATGGTTTACTTTTGGCTTTTTCAAAATATTTTCTAATAAGGTATATTTTCATT of the Methanobrevibacter sp. genome contains:
- a CDS encoding MFS transporter, producing MNVNNDETVRMTTFLAALFAICSGLAIGNLYWAQPLLVEITNAFGISPASGGLLVTATQIGYALGILFIVPLGDFVRRKRLITIVMLLSIVTLVACALSPSFIILALSLFSMGILTISGQVILPLAGDLSNPEERGHIVGIVASGITTGILFSRFASGILAGLWGWRSVYLIAAVLNLVMVLVMIYVLPDIPRKNRLDSYRGLIVSVFTTFKRHPTLFRILLHSGLLFGLLFNIFWTSLTFLLSASPFNYNTFQIGLVSLAGLVAAVCGLYFGKLQDKGLSVPALGVFVVMIIATMICGLVFSDSIIAIVAVAAVFSIGVQGITVLSQARLFALSNEERSRLNTVFVVNNFIFGAIGSALASFLWSLGEWSYVMMGAISISVIALVVWMSSRRPFHEFDGAF
- a CDS encoding tautomerase family protein — its product is MPVISFDIVELKKEQKEILAKEFSQSASRVTGLPIEMIYVLFNERKADNVGVGGVLLSNQE
- a CDS encoding helix-turn-helix domain-containing protein codes for the protein MDAKKVKYYEKKYERNPVEDAIKDISNKWTLHILRDLFLGKTHFNEFQTNRKTLDNKSLTRCLKTMEKNGLIKRLEKNDEITYHLTEKGHSLNKVFYELLLFALNNDKNNEHYNDHEKEELKEMYLEILDLNQE